The following proteins are co-located in the Sporosarcina pasteurii genome:
- a CDS encoding aspartyl-phosphate phosphatase Spo0E family protein → MRQNLMDEIEQLRVAMIITANQKGFSSRETIDLSRKLDILLNELESDKDSLR, encoded by the coding sequence ATGAGACAGAATCTAATGGATGAAATCGAACAGTTGCGAGTGGCAATGATTATCACTGCAAATCAGAAAGGTTTTTCTTCACGAGAGACGATAGACTTAAGCAGAAAGCTAGATATACTCCTAAATGAGTTAGAAAGCGACAAAGATTCATTGCGGTGA
- a CDS encoding ATP-binding protein has translation MTLEKTQINEDIQFLLKDVNKPLAVVDLSGTIYQANDRFIESFGIGKQSNMKNVIADQSLLTMNDMLTQISDKKRMTLDLQMKLQKDQCSVRVSVLYDESASSMIMLFDLSLINKKRLDIHWGSSFIQSDSLFIISDQEGIIKDMNELSHELFDVPHEHFIGGTIDHVLELFSEKTLNIEKYKQQVAEDGHIETIQQYIHPSEHIRYYKIASFKDDETNLTLTKITDHTEKTMLKQQLAHKGSLLEVGQLAASIAHEIRNPITTLKGFTQLLKATASEETLNYLNVIDDEIQRMELILSEMLFLSKPSSFEKENISVNTLLSDIIRVIYPKATLESIMIVQNFDFGGEPYLLGEEGKLKQVLLNLLKNGLEAMQPGGTLSIYTKKSGQNKINIVIEDTGKGIDENHLKQIFMPYFTTRSSGTGLGLPFVLKTVEDHGGTISVTSELGKGTKFILAFPIIETDKRIPEGEKNEIVTK, from the coding sequence TTGACATTAGAAAAAACACAAATAAATGAAGACATTCAATTTCTCTTAAAAGATGTAAATAAACCATTAGCGGTTGTCGATCTGAGTGGCACGATTTATCAGGCGAATGATCGATTTATAGAGAGTTTTGGAATCGGTAAACAAAGTAATATGAAAAATGTGATTGCAGATCAATCATTACTTACAATGAACGACATGTTAACACAAATAAGTGATAAAAAAAGAATGACTCTTGATTTACAAATGAAATTGCAAAAAGACCAATGTTCTGTGAGAGTAAGTGTTCTTTATGATGAATCAGCTAGTAGTATGATTATGCTTTTCGACTTATCTTTAATCAATAAAAAAAGATTGGATATTCATTGGGGAAGTTCATTTATACAATCTGATAGCTTATTTATTATCAGTGATCAAGAGGGAATTATTAAAGATATGAATGAGTTATCCCATGAACTTTTTGATGTTCCACACGAACATTTTATTGGGGGAACAATCGATCATGTTCTGGAATTATTCTCGGAGAAAACGCTGAATATAGAGAAGTATAAGCAACAAGTAGCAGAAGATGGACATATTGAAACGATACAGCAATATATTCATCCATCGGAACATATCCGCTATTACAAAATCGCATCTTTTAAAGATGACGAGACGAATCTAACCTTAACGAAAATAACTGATCATACCGAAAAGACGATGCTCAAGCAACAATTGGCACATAAAGGTTCATTATTAGAAGTTGGCCAACTTGCTGCAAGTATCGCACATGAAATTCGAAATCCGATCACGACGCTTAAAGGATTTACTCAATTATTAAAAGCTACTGCAAGTGAGGAGACGTTAAATTATTTAAATGTCATAGATGATGAAATTCAAAGGATGGAGTTAATATTAAGTGAGATGTTATTTTTGTCGAAACCTTCATCATTTGAAAAAGAAAATATTTCCGTGAACACGCTTCTTTCGGATATTATTCGTGTAATTTATCCAAAAGCAACTTTGGAAAGTATTATGATCGTACAAAATTTTGATTTCGGAGGAGAGCCTTATCTTCTGGGAGAGGAAGGAAAATTAAAACAAGTTCTGCTAAATTTATTGAAAAATGGATTGGAAGCTATGCAACCAGGTGGAACTTTGTCCATATACACTAAAAAATCCGGACAGAATAAAATAAATATTGTTATAGAAGATACGGGAAAGGGCATCGATGAAAATCATTTGAAGCAAATATTCATGCCTTATTTTACGACGCGTTCTTCGGGTACAGGACTAGGATTGCCCTTCGTTTTAAAAACTGTAGAGGATCATGGGGGAACCATTTCAGTTACTAGTGAATTGGGGAAAGGAACGAAATTCATCCTTGCGTTTCCGATTATTGAAACAGATAAGAGGATTCCGGAGGGAGAAAAAAACGAAATAGTTACAAAATAA
- a CDS encoding MarR family winged helix-turn-helix transcriptional regulator → MTQDRERALKLFIVLSRASKVILEESHKLIEQYGLNPTEFGVLELLHHRGQQPIQKIGQKILLRSGSMTYVVNRLEEKGFLRRVFCEEDKRVTYISITDKGVSLVESIFPEHAKKIEELMAGLNVEEQEAAIHLVKKLGLSVKDLSK, encoded by the coding sequence ATGACGCAGGATAGAGAGCGTGCGCTCAAGTTATTTATCGTGCTTTCAAGGGCGAGCAAAGTAATATTAGAAGAATCTCATAAGCTAATTGAACAGTATGGGCTGAATCCGACAGAATTTGGGGTTCTTGAACTTCTTCATCATAGAGGTCAACAACCAATCCAAAAAATCGGGCAAAAAATTTTACTTCGTAGTGGTTCAATGACCTATGTTGTCAATAGATTGGAAGAGAAAGGTTTTTTACGACGGGTTTTTTGTGAAGAAGATAAGCGGGTCACGTATATATCGATTACAGATAAAGGGGTATCGTTGGTCGAATCCATCTTTCCTGAGCATGCAAAAAAAATAGAAGAGTTAATGGCTGGCTTAAATGTTGAAGAGCAAGAAGCAGCGATTCATTTAGTAAAAAAACTCGGATTGTCAGTCAAAGACTTATCAAAATAA
- a CDS encoding TerC family protein, translated as MEAILLEYAWVLVVLIILEGLLAADNAVVMAVMVKHLPKVQQRKALFYGLLGAFVFRFAALFMITFLVDIWQIQALGAAYLLFISIKNIIDQRKNNHNDATVKQGKKSGFWMTVLKVELADIAFALDSMLAAVALAVTLPELGDFDIGGINGGQFSVMLLGGIVGLIIMRFAARQFVVLLEKYPTLETAAFLIVGWVGVKLVVLTLSHEKLQIIDTAFPHSTLWKSTFWIVLVGIALRGYLSGVRKVRKKRVR; from the coding sequence GTGGAAGCAATATTATTAGAATACGCATGGGTGCTTGTCGTCCTGATTATACTAGAAGGATTACTCGCAGCAGATAACGCAGTCGTCATGGCTGTTATGGTAAAACATTTACCGAAGGTTCAACAAAGAAAAGCTTTGTTTTATGGTTTATTAGGTGCATTTGTATTTCGATTTGCCGCGTTATTTATGATTACTTTCTTAGTAGATATATGGCAAATTCAAGCACTCGGTGCAGCATATTTATTGTTCATATCTATTAAAAATATTATTGACCAAAGAAAAAATAATCATAATGATGCAACGGTTAAGCAAGGCAAAAAATCAGGTTTTTGGATGACAGTTTTGAAAGTAGAGTTGGCAGATATAGCGTTTGCGCTTGATTCTATGTTAGCTGCCGTTGCACTTGCAGTTACTCTACCAGAATTAGGGGATTTCGATATTGGTGGTATTAATGGTGGACAGTTTTCTGTGATGTTACTCGGTGGGATTGTCGGTCTTATCATTATGAGATTTGCTGCTAGGCAATTTGTTGTGTTGTTGGAAAAATACCCAACACTTGAAACGGCTGCATTTCTTATTGTAGGATGGGTAGGCGTTAAATTAGTTGTCCTTACTTTATCCCATGAAAAGCTTCAGATTATTGATACAGCATTTCCGCATTCTACTCTTTGGAAATCGACATTTTGGATTGTATTGGTAGGAATTGCACTGCGAGGATATTTAAGTGGTGTAAGGAAAGTTCGTAAGAAACGAGTAAGGTAA
- a CDS encoding TrkH family potassium uptake protein encodes MKYPREAIKRFTAVQILVFYYFLAIAFSFFLLNLPGVYKPGIEVKFIDSVFTAVSAVSVTGLTPISIGDTYTSFGIAMLMVVLQLGGIGVMSLGTFFWLMIKKRIGLRERQLMMADHNQYELAGIVQLIRQIVQLIFTIELVGGLIFTVYILNDFETFGEAFLNGLFMAVSATTNAGFSLDNASLQPYFNDYFIQICTMILIVLGAIGFPVLAEVRYYFSRNKRKNFRFSLFTKITTVTFGFLLVFGAVMIFILESMNSFKGMAWHEKVFTALFHSVSSRSAGLTTFDVTQFSNATDILISSLMFIGASPSSVGGGIRTTTLAIAVLFLISFARGQEVIHVFHRQIKIVDVFRSYAVILLAGLMVLIAVVVLLVTEPTLPAHALLFEITSAFGTCGMSLGITSELSITGKIIIMVLMFIGRVGLISFLFTLGGRTQKPHYHYPKERVIIG; translated from the coding sequence ATGAAGTATCCACGGGAAGCAATTAAAAGATTTACAGCAGTGCAAATACTTGTGTTTTATTATTTTCTTGCGATTGCTTTCTCCTTCTTTCTCCTTAATTTACCAGGTGTTTATAAGCCAGGTATAGAAGTGAAGTTTATTGACAGTGTATTTACGGCTGTAAGTGCTGTAAGCGTCACAGGGCTAACGCCGATAAGTATTGGTGATACCTATACATCTTTCGGGATTGCAATGCTCATGGTTGTGTTGCAACTTGGTGGAATCGGGGTCATGTCGCTCGGGACATTTTTTTGGTTAATGATTAAGAAACGAATCGGATTGCGTGAACGTCAGTTAATGATGGCGGATCATAATCAGTATGAACTTGCAGGAATCGTTCAACTTATTCGTCAAATTGTCCAACTAATTTTTACGATTGAGTTAGTCGGCGGCCTTATATTTACGGTTTATATTCTAAATGATTTTGAAACATTTGGTGAGGCTTTCCTTAATGGCTTGTTTATGGCTGTGTCCGCAACAACAAATGCTGGTTTTTCACTTGATAATGCCTCGTTACAGCCATATTTCAATGATTACTTTATTCAAATTTGTACGATGATTCTAATTGTTTTAGGAGCCATCGGATTTCCCGTTTTAGCAGAAGTGAGATACTATTTTTCAAGAAATAAAAGGAAGAACTTTCGTTTTTCATTATTCACTAAAATTACCACTGTAACATTCGGGTTTTTACTTGTATTTGGTGCAGTAATGATTTTTATTTTAGAATCAATGAATTCGTTCAAGGGGATGGCATGGCATGAAAAAGTTTTTACTGCGCTATTCCATTCAGTTTCCTCACGTTCTGCGGGGTTAACGACATTTGATGTCACGCAATTTAGTAACGCAACGGACATTTTGATTAGCAGCTTAATGTTTATCGGTGCGTCTCCCAGTTCAGTGGGGGGCGGTATAAGGACGACGACCCTTGCAATTGCTGTATTGTTTCTCATTAGTTTTGCGCGTGGACAAGAAGTCATTCATGTTTTTCATCGACAAATAAAAATAGTAGATGTCTTTAGGTCTTACGCTGTTATTCTCTTGGCAGGACTGATGGTGTTAATTGCGGTTGTTGTCCTTCTCGTTACCGAGCCTACGTTACCAGCACATGCACTGTTATTTGAAATTACTTCAGCTTTCGGGACTTGTGGCATGTCACTTGGGATTACATCTGAACTATCGATAACCGGAAAAATTATAATCATGGTCCTGATGTTTATTGGAAGAGTTGGATTAATATCATTTTTATTTACATTAGGAGGAAGAACCCAAAAACCGCATTATCATTATCCGAAAGAAAGAGTCATCATTGGATGA
- a CDS encoding SDR family oxidoreductase, producing MRIHFFTGFPGFIASELIKELLRQEEVVKIYLLVQEEQVLLAKSKIKSIMKEVQIYVPFELIEGDISKPNLNIKQSIVHRLNTEHLTVWHLAAIYDLAVKAEIAWKVNVDGTKNVNEFIQNHPSIERYLYFSTAYVAGKREGVLLETELIRPIAFKNHYEETKFEAELLVESLKAHIPLTVIRPGIVRGHSVTGETIKFDGPYFFMNMIDRLKWLPLIPYVGKTEACINVVPIDYIINATVYLSKIHEALGKTIHLTDPAPHLIEDVYRAMVFELTGKKPKGRVPRILAEKGLSSTKLQQKLGVEVETIDYLTWNATFDTTIAQQLLAPSGIECADFIQSIPTMTAFYNKNKGNPEFHIKIN from the coding sequence ATGAGAATACATTTTTTCACTGGATTTCCTGGTTTTATTGCCTCTGAATTAATTAAAGAATTATTACGTCAAGAAGAAGTCGTGAAGATTTATTTATTGGTTCAAGAAGAGCAAGTTTTACTTGCAAAATCAAAAATCAAATCAATTATGAAAGAAGTACAAATTTACGTGCCATTTGAATTGATAGAAGGGGATATATCTAAACCTAATCTGAATATCAAACAGTCTATCGTTCATCGATTGAACACAGAACATCTAACTGTTTGGCATCTTGCTGCCATCTATGATCTTGCTGTAAAAGCAGAAATTGCTTGGAAAGTAAATGTGGATGGGACGAAGAATGTGAATGAGTTCATCCAAAATCATCCTTCAATCGAGCGGTATCTGTATTTTAGTACGGCTTATGTGGCTGGGAAGCGGGAAGGGGTATTATTGGAGACGGAGTTAATCCGTCCGATTGCATTTAAAAATCATTATGAGGAAACGAAGTTTGAAGCAGAATTGTTAGTTGAGTCCCTTAAAGCACATATCCCTTTAACAGTTATTCGTCCTGGAATCGTGAGGGGGCATTCGGTAACGGGAGAAACAATCAAATTTGACGGTCCATACTTTTTTATGAATATGATTGATCGTTTAAAGTGGTTACCATTGATTCCTTATGTAGGAAAAACAGAGGCGTGCATAAACGTTGTGCCGATTGACTATATTATTAATGCAACCGTCTATCTATCAAAAATTCACGAAGCATTGGGGAAAACCATTCATTTAACAGATCCAGCTCCCCATTTGATTGAAGATGTTTACCGAGCGATGGTATTCGAACTAACCGGAAAAAAACCAAAAGGCAGAGTGCCACGCATTCTAGCTGAAAAAGGCCTGTCATCGACAAAGTTACAGCAAAAGTTAGGGGTTGAAGTAGAGACAATTGACTATTTAACATGGAACGCTACATTTGATACGACGATTGCTCAACAGCTGCTGGCCCCTAGTGGAATTGAATGTGCAGATTTTATACAATCTATCCCAACGATGACTGCTTTCTATAATAAAAATAAGGGGAATCCTGAATTTCATATAAAAATAAATTAA
- a CDS encoding NAD(P)-dependent oxidoreductase — protein sequence MMVKNIAFIGTGVMGRSIVRHLLKADYNVTIYTRTKSKAESLLTEGAVWADTPSKAVDVAEVIFTMAGYPADVESIYFGENGIFESGKAGQIVVDMTTSSPELAKMIANRATEMQMSSIDAPVSGGDVGAQNGILSIMCGGDEIVFEKIQPILQVFGKDIVYQGVAGAGQHTKMANQIAIATNMIGVCEAIVYAEKAGLDPRTVLSSIASGAAGSWSLSNLAPRMLEGDFKPGFYVKHFLKDMDIALSEAEMMELELPGLKLARSMYNELVTKGYGDKGTQVLYEKYQS from the coding sequence ATGATGGTTAAAAATATTGCTTTTATAGGTACAGGTGTAATGGGAAGAAGCATTGTTCGACATTTATTAAAAGCGGATTACAATGTCACCATTTATACGAGAACAAAGTCAAAAGCTGAATCTTTATTAACTGAAGGGGCTGTATGGGCTGACACGCCAAGCAAAGCTGTTGACGTTGCAGAAGTAATCTTTACAATGGCTGGCTACCCAGCGGATGTTGAAAGCATTTATTTTGGCGAGAATGGTATTTTTGAAAGTGGAAAGGCAGGGCAAATCGTTGTTGATATGACGACTTCAAGTCCTGAATTAGCAAAAATGATTGCGAATCGCGCAACAGAAATGCAAATGTCCTCTATTGATGCACCAGTTTCAGGTGGAGATGTTGGTGCACAAAATGGTATTCTATCGATTATGTGTGGCGGGGACGAAATTGTTTTCGAAAAAATTCAACCTATATTACAAGTGTTTGGTAAAGATATTGTCTATCAAGGAGTAGCGGGAGCAGGCCAACATACAAAAATGGCCAATCAAATTGCGATTGCTACGAATATGATTGGCGTTTGCGAGGCAATCGTATATGCGGAAAAAGCGGGTCTAGACCCTCGAACAGTATTATCTTCGATTGCTTCAGGCGCAGCAGGATCCTGGTCCTTATCGAATTTAGCGCCACGCATGTTAGAAGGGGATTTTAAACCGGGATTTTATGTCAAACACTTTTTAAAGGATATGGATATTGCGCTCTCAGAAGCAGAGATGATGGAACTCGAGTTACCAGGCCTAAAACTTGCTCGTAGTATGTATAATGAGTTAGTTACTAAAGGTTATGGAGATAAAGGTACGCAAGTTTTATATGAAAAATATCAGTCATAG